One genomic segment of Vulpes vulpes isolate BD-2025 chromosome 2, VulVul3, whole genome shotgun sequence includes these proteins:
- the CXXC5 gene encoding CXXC-type zinc finger protein 5, with translation MSSLGSSPQDSGGSSSGNTGGSGPKAGVADKSTAVATAAPASVADDTPPPERRNKSGIISEPLNKSLRRSRPLSHYSSFGGSGGSGGGSMMGSESAEKAAAAAAAAASLLANGHDLAAAMAADKSNPTSKHKSGAVASLLSKAERATELAAEGQLTLQQFAQSTEMLKRVVQEHLPLMSEAGAGLPDMEAVAGAEALNGQSDFPYLGAFPINPGLFIMTPAGVFLAESALHMAGLAEYPMQGELASAISSGKKKRKRCGMCAPCRRRINCEQCSSCRNRKTGHQICKFRKCEELKKKPSAALEKVMLPTGAAFRWFQ, from the exons ATGTCGAGCCTCGGCAGTAGCCCCCAGGACAGTGGTGGCAGTAGCAGCGGCAACACTGGTGGCAGCGGCCCCAAGGCAGGAGTAGCCGACAAGAGCACGGCAGTAGCCACTGCTGCGCCAGCCTCGGTGGCAGATGACACGCCGCCCCCCGAGCGTCGGAACAAGAGCGGCATCATCAGCGAACCCCTCAACAAGAGCCTGCGCCGCTCCCGCCCCCTCTCCCACTACTCTTCCTttgggggcagcgggggcagtggtggtggcagcaTGATGGGTAGTGAGTCTGCTGAAAaggccgctgccgctgccgccgccgccgcctccctgTTGGCCAATGGGCACGACCTGGCGGCGGCCATGGCCGCGGACAAAAGCAACCCTACCTCAAAGCACAAAAGTGGTGCTGTGGCCAGCCTGCTGAGCAAGGCAGAGCGGGCCACGGAGCTGGCAGCCGAGGGACAGCTGACGCTGCAGCAGTTCGCGCAGTCCACGGAGATGCTGAAGCGCGTGGTGCAGGAGCACCTGCCGCTGATGAGCGAGGCGGGCGCTGGCCTGCCCGACATGGAGGCTGTGGCGGGTGCCGAGGCCCTCAACGGGCAGTCCGACTTCCCTTACCTGGGCGCCTTCCCCATCAACCCAGGCCTCTTCATCATGACCCCTGCGGGCGTGTTCCTGGCTGAGAGCGCGCTGCACATGGCCGGCCTGGCCGAGTACCCTATGCAGGGAGAGCTGGCCTCGGCCATCAGCTCGGGCAAGAAGAAGCGGAAACGCTGCGGCATGTGTGCGCCCTGCCGGCGGCGCATCAACTGCGAGCAGTGCAGCAGTTGTAGGAACCGAAAGACTGGCCATCAGATTTGCAAATTCAGAAAATGTGAGGAACTCAAAAAGAAGCCTTCCGCTGCTCTGGAG aAGGTGATGCTTCCGACGGGAGCCGCCTTCCGGTGGTTTCAGTGA